The Drosophila gunungcola strain Sukarami unplaced genomic scaffold, Dgunungcola_SK_2 000158F, whole genome shotgun sequence genome includes a region encoding these proteins:
- the LOC128265806 gene encoding LOW QUALITY PROTEIN: WD repeat-containing protein on Y chromosome-like (The sequence of the model RefSeq protein was modified relative to this genomic sequence to represent the inferred CDS: inserted 2 bases in 1 codon) translates to MWLRSLKKIVSVMYNASVNTKSAVEYQTISSTQNHLAEDLSERLHKYISKDQLEKLHAAFLNTPERQVGIEDLRIMLEDLDVMSNDSMYTRLFLKINQNRDFKVDWNEFVSYLIYGFHEEDPSSQKESLVYPFXMVRKSEHRSAICCLALLKSKSDQVPIDKMTETVNFSFGGEDSPEASGMWVTASHEGMMRFWTSHMEPKTRSE, encoded by the exons ATGTGGCTAAGatctctaaaaaaaatagtttcagTTATGTATAATGCGAGTGTTAATACTAAAAGCGCAGTTGAATACCAAACAATTTCTTCGACACAAAACCATTTAGCAGAGGATCTATCAGAGCGCTTGCACAAATACATATCAAAGGATCAACTTGAGAAACTGCACGCAGCCTTTCTTAACACTCCCGAACGGCAAGTCGGGATCGAAGACTTGCGAATCATGCTGGAAGATCTAGATGTCATGTCTAACGACTCGATGTATACCCGACTCTTTTTAAAGATCAATCAGAATCGAGATTTTAAGGTGGACTGGAACGAGTTTGTTTCCTATCTAATTTATGGATTTCATGAGGAGGATCCCAGTAGCCAAAAGGAGTCTCTTGTTTACCCATT CATGGTGAGGAAATCAGAACATAGGTCGGCTATATGTTGTTTGGCGCTGCTCAAGAGCAAATCGGATCAAGTACCCATTGACAAGATGACAGAGACAGTTAACTTCTCTTTTGGCGGTGAAGATTCTCCAGAAGCTTCCGGCATGTGGGTCACAGCCAGCCACGAAGGCATGATGCGATTCTGGACATCGCATATGGAACCTAAAACTAGGTCAGAATAG